The following is a genomic window from Methylomarinum vadi.
CGATGAAATTAGGATGATAGATGAGCGAAATATTACAGCAACTGGCCCAAGTCTTGGAGCAGCGTAAACAGGAATCGGCGGATAAATCCTATGTCGCCAGCCTTTATGCGAAAGGGTTGGACCATATCTTGAAAAAAGTGGGCGAGGAAGCCACCGAAACGGTGATCGCGGCGAAAGGCGGCGATAAGGACCAGATCATTTACGAAACGGCCGATCTCTGGTTTCACAGCATGGTGATGTTGGCGAATCAGGGTTTGGGTCCGGATGACGTATTGCGGGAATTGCAACGTCGCTTCGGTTTGTCGGGTTTGGAGGAAAAGGCCCAACGTAACAAATAACAACCGGGAGATTCAAATGGGCGTTAGTGTAACTCAGTTATTAATCATATTGTTGATTGTCATCGTCTTGTTCGGCACCAAGCGATTAAAAAACCTCGGTGCCGATTTGGGCGGCGCGATCAAAGGATTCAAAGCGGCGGTCAAGGAAGGCTCCGAAGACAATAAAACCATTGCCGACAAAGAAGGCGAAACCTTGGAAGGCGAGGTGACTTCCAAGGAAAAGGATAAAGCGTAAACGGCTATGTTCGATATCGGCTTTTGGGAGCTTTGTCTGGTCGGCTTGATCAGTTTGTTGGTGATAGGGCCGGAGCGATTGCCCAAGGCGGCCCGCATCGCCGGGTATTGGGTAGGCAAGACCCGTAATATGGTGGCGGCGGTTAAAGCCGAGATCAAGGAAGAGCTGCAAGCCGAGGAAATGCGGCAGATCCTCAAGGAGCAGTCTGCGCTGGAAGAAATTCACAAGGTAATTGAGGAGGGGGAGGAAGCGATCAAGGACGTGAAGCATTCGACCTCCGCGATTACGCGGGAAAACAATAAAATAGACTAGCCTAGCTTTTCAATGTAGTGCCATAAGTCTTCACCCATTGATTAATATACATTAAAAATCATGCCGCTTTCCTTTGCTTGTAGTGCCATAAAATGATTTATTTATTATATATCAATATCTTACAGATTTCGATGATAAGGCTTGGCTAGGTATGAGTCAATTCGAAGCAGAGCCGGGCGAGGAGCAGCCCTTTATCAGTCATTTGGTTGAATTGCGGAACCGTTTGTTGCGCGTCGTGTTGTTCGTTTTGGTCGTCTTTCTGGCGGCGGCGCCGTTCGCTAATGAAATTTACGCTTACCTGTCTGAACCGTTGCTCAGGTTCCTGCCGGAAAACAGCACGATGATCGCGATCGATGTTGCCTCGCCTTTTTTTACGCCGTTTAAGTTGGCGTTGGTGGCCTCGGTTTTTGCGTCGATGCCGGTGATACTCTACCAGTTATGGGCTTTCGTCGCGCCCGGCCTGTATCGGCATGAAAAGCGTTTGATTTTGCCGCTATTGGTCGGCAGCACGCTTTTGTTTTATTTGGGCATCGCCTTCGCCTATTTTGTCGTTTTTCCGTTGGTGTTCGGTTTCTTGACGGCGGCCGCGCCTAGCGGCGTCGCGGTGATGACAGATATCGCCAAGTATCTGGATTTTGTCCTGACGTTGTTTTTTGCCTTCGGCTTGGCGTTCGAAGTGCCCATTTTTACGATTCTGCTGGTTTGGACCGGTTTGACGACGCCCAAAAACCTGGCCGAAAAACGGCCCTATGTA
Proteins encoded in this region:
- a CDS encoding phosphoribosyl-ATP diphosphatase, encoding MSEILQQLAQVLEQRKQESADKSYVASLYAKGLDHILKKVGEEATETVIAAKGGDKDQIIYETADLWFHSMVMLANQGLGPDDVLRELQRRFGLSGLEEKAQRNK
- the tatA gene encoding twin-arginine translocase TatA/TatE family subunit, whose amino-acid sequence is MGVSVTQLLIILLIVIVLFGTKRLKNLGADLGGAIKGFKAAVKEGSEDNKTIADKEGETLEGEVTSKEKDKA
- the tatB gene encoding Sec-independent protein translocase protein TatB, translated to MFDIGFWELCLVGLISLLVIGPERLPKAARIAGYWVGKTRNMVAAVKAEIKEELQAEEMRQILKEQSALEEIHKVIEEGEEAIKDVKHSTSAITRENNKID
- the tatC gene encoding twin-arginine translocase subunit TatC — its product is MSQFEAEPGEEQPFISHLVELRNRLLRVVLFVLVVFLAAAPFANEIYAYLSEPLLRFLPENSTMIAIDVASPFFTPFKLALVASVFASMPVILYQLWAFVAPGLYRHEKRLILPLLVGSTLLFYLGIAFAYFVVFPLVFGFLTAAAPSGVAVMTDIAKYLDFVLTLFFAFGLAFEVPIFTILLVWTGLTTPKNLAEKRPYVIVGAFIVGMFLTPPDAISQTLLAVPIWLLFESGLLFSRFFVRKSEDEEAVG